A single Nicotiana tabacum cultivar K326 chromosome 5, ASM71507v2, whole genome shotgun sequence DNA region contains:
- the LOC107822614 gene encoding uncharacterized protein LOC107822614 has protein sequence MANPRRISFSPSGNHHQLPISAAAGFQNQTSTQMSSLISFLKKPHAFPFLLSLFLFLTWVSLRFQRPSDSSHQREEWHPAKFYSSGSDQMANLLRFPASSSSIAKDKRGWLLNPISLALDSALSGGAAGCASVHLGEIRPGGVRGNHRHHTCNETFVIWGAKTVFRLENDAVKKGYAEVIIDADEVAVAVSPHGTAHALVNVDPVKSTYFMGCQDSIINYNGSTTDFNVWKDL, from the exons ATGGCAAACCCTAGAAGGATTTCATTTTCCCCTTCCGGTAACCACCACCAACTTCCAATATCCGCCGCCGCAGGATTTCAGAATCAGACATCAACCCAAATGTCAAGTTTGATATCCTTCCTGAAGAAACCCCATGCTTTTCCTTTCCTCCTTTCCCTCTTCCTTTTCCTCACTTGGGTTTCCCTCAGATTCCAACGTCCCTCAGATTCAAGTCATCAGCGGGAAGAGTGGCATCCTGCCAAGTTTTATTCTTCTGGTTCAGATCAAATGGCTAATCTTTTGAGGTTCCcagcttcctcttcttccattGCTAAAGATAAACGTGGCTGGTTGCTCAACCCCATTTCCCTTGCCCTAGATTCTGCCCTTTCAG GTGGGGCAGCAGGCTGTGCTTCAGTTCATTTGGGCGAGATCAGACCCGGTGGTGTTAGGGGCAACCACAGGCACCACACATGTAATGAGACATTTGTTATTTGGGGAGCTAAGACAGTATTCCGG CTGGAAAATGATGCGGTCAAAAAAGGCTATGCTGAAGTAATAATTGATGCAGATGAAGTTGCTGTTGCAGTCAGCCCCCACGGAACTGCTCATGCTCTAGTAAATGTTGATCCTGTGAAGAGTACATACTTCATGGGGTGCCAGGATAGTATAATCAACTACAATGGCTCAACGACTGACTTTAATGTGTGGAAAGATCTATAG
- the LOC107822613 gene encoding ABSCISIC ACID-INSENSITIVE 5-like protein 2 isoform X1, which yields MVTHGMGSQGGVGGGKEAKPNVLARQGSLYSLTLDEVQNQLGNFGKPLNSMNLDELVKTVWTIEASQELGGNDYGAAQHWTNSLHRQSSGITLSRDLSKKTVDEVWQDIQQGQQRDSSIDKRSQERQLTFGEITLEDFLVKAGVIAESTQGRRISGLVLGVDSMSLAQQAQWPHYQIPTMHQAPEQQLQQQQNIVPVFMPGHPVQQPLPVVANPIVDPETQMIMSPSHLMGTLSDTQTSGRKRVAPEDVIEKSVERRQKRMIKNRESAARSRARKQAYTHELENKVSRLEEENERLKRQKEMEKILPSVPPPEPKYQLRRTSSGPI from the exons ATGGTAACTCATGGGATGGGATCTCAGGGGGgagttggtggtggaaaagaagcaaAGCCGAATGTTTTGGCTAGGCAAGGATCACTCTACAGCCTCACTCTTGATGAGGTTCAGAATCAATTGGGGAATTTTGGGAAACCACTAAATAGCATGAATCTTGATGAGCTTGTTAAAACTGTATGGACTATTGAGGCTAGTCAAGAATTGGGGGGAAATGATTATGGGGCAGCGCAGCACTGGACTAATTCCCTGCATCGACAATCATCGGGCATTACATTGTCCAGAGATCTCAGCAAGAAGACTGTTGATGAGGTGTGGCAGGATATTCAACAGGGGCAACAGAGGGATAGTAGTATTGATAAGAGAAGTCAGGAGAGACAACTTACTTTTGGTGAGATAACTCTGGAGGATTTCTTGGTCAAGGCTGGAGTGATTGCAGAGTCGACCCAAGGCAGGAGAATTTCGGGTTTAGTTTTAGGGGTTGATTCAATGTCATTGGCACAGCAAGCTCAGTGGCCACATTATCAAATTCCCACAATGCATCAGGCACCGGAACAGCAGCTTCAACAACAACAGAATATCGTACCAGTTTTTATGCCAGGCCATCCGGTTCAACAGCCTTTACCTGTTGTTGCTAACCCAATTGTGGATCCCGAAACTCAGATGATAATGTCTCCATCACATCTAATGGGAACATTATCGGACACACAAACATCTGGAAGAAAGCGGGTTGCTCCAGAGGATGTGATCGAAAAGAGTGTCGAAAGGAGGCAGAAGAGGATGATCAAAAATAGGGAATCTGCAGCTCGGTCACGAGCAAGGAAGCAG GCTTACACCCATGAACTAGAGAACAAGGTTTCACGGCTTGAAGAGGAGAATGAAAGACTTAAAAGACAGAAG GAGATGGAGAAGATTTTACCAAGTGTGCCACCTCCAGAGCCTAAGTATCAGCTTCGCAGAACAAGTTCGGGCCCTATCTGA
- the LOC107822613 gene encoding ABSCISIC ACID-INSENSITIVE 5-like protein 2 isoform X2: MVTHGMGSQGGVGGGKEAKPNVLARQGSLYSLTLDEVQNQLGNFGKPLNSMNLDELVKTVWTIEASQELGGNDYGAAQHWTNSLHRQSSGITLSRDLSKKTVDEVWQDIQQGQQRDSSIDKRSQERQLTFGEITLEDFLVKAGVIAESTQGRRISGLVLGVDSMSLAQQAQWPHYQIPTMHQAPEQQLQQQQNIVPVFMPGHPVQQPLPVVANPIVDPETQMIMSPSHLMGTLSDTQTSGRKRVAPEDVIEKSVERRQKRMIKNRESAARSRARKQAYTHELENKVSRLEEENERLKRQKVGLANQNNSCMNSVFICIRISSSDL; this comes from the exons ATGGTAACTCATGGGATGGGATCTCAGGGGGgagttggtggtggaaaagaagcaaAGCCGAATGTTTTGGCTAGGCAAGGATCACTCTACAGCCTCACTCTTGATGAGGTTCAGAATCAATTGGGGAATTTTGGGAAACCACTAAATAGCATGAATCTTGATGAGCTTGTTAAAACTGTATGGACTATTGAGGCTAGTCAAGAATTGGGGGGAAATGATTATGGGGCAGCGCAGCACTGGACTAATTCCCTGCATCGACAATCATCGGGCATTACATTGTCCAGAGATCTCAGCAAGAAGACTGTTGATGAGGTGTGGCAGGATATTCAACAGGGGCAACAGAGGGATAGTAGTATTGATAAGAGAAGTCAGGAGAGACAACTTACTTTTGGTGAGATAACTCTGGAGGATTTCTTGGTCAAGGCTGGAGTGATTGCAGAGTCGACCCAAGGCAGGAGAATTTCGGGTTTAGTTTTAGGGGTTGATTCAATGTCATTGGCACAGCAAGCTCAGTGGCCACATTATCAAATTCCCACAATGCATCAGGCACCGGAACAGCAGCTTCAACAACAACAGAATATCGTACCAGTTTTTATGCCAGGCCATCCGGTTCAACAGCCTTTACCTGTTGTTGCTAACCCAATTGTGGATCCCGAAACTCAGATGATAATGTCTCCATCACATCTAATGGGAACATTATCGGACACACAAACATCTGGAAGAAAGCGGGTTGCTCCAGAGGATGTGATCGAAAAGAGTGTCGAAAGGAGGCAGAAGAGGATGATCAAAAATAGGGAATCTGCAGCTCGGTCACGAGCAAGGAAGCAG GCTTACACCCATGAACTAGAGAACAAGGTTTCACGGCTTGAAGAGGAGAATGAAAGACTTAAAAGACAGAAGGTAGGATTGGCAAATCAAAATAATTCATGCATGAACTCGGTATTCATTTGCATTCGCATTTCTTCTAGTGATCTTTGA